A part of Hippopotamus amphibius kiboko isolate mHipAmp2 chromosome 16, mHipAmp2.hap2, whole genome shotgun sequence genomic DNA contains:
- the MLKL gene encoding mixed lineage kinase domain-like protein isoform X1 produces the protein MDQLRQIISLGRLIYKQCEEMKYCQKQCLRLRDRVHGLLQPVQMLYDQGERNLTTQIVDALKHFQAALEEAKEHIDKFSKKSNIQKFLTAGNNRILFSGVNKRLRDVWEELSLLLQVDQRMRISGISPGALWQREDQEDAEEDKKVIQGLRSENEFIEVLLRQWENNTKATIETVRSWMRSVSQKPTKLLPEDQIKEIKQEELPKADWMLLKKNEFSTLYEGRYHKSPVAVKVFNNPRGRDVGIVRHTFNNEIRTMKKFDSPNILRMFGICIDESVNPAQLSIVMEYCEFGTLRELLDQQKDLTLAKRIILVLGAARGLYRLHHSETPAKLHRNISSTSFLVTKDYNVKLAGFELSKTQTSISRPTKGKEAERLGSAAYISPQRLENVYNKYDIKAEIYSFGIVLWEIATGKSPFEGCDSKKICELVAVDRHQEPVDEDCPSELQEIIDDCRAYEPSRRPSVKEILERLSTFC, from the exons ATGGATCAACTGAGGCAGATCATCTCCTTAGGCCGCCTTATCTACAAGCAGTGTGAAGAGATGAAATACTGCCAGAAACAGTGCTTGCGTCTAAGGGACCGTGTCCATGGCCTGCTGCAGCCTGTGCAAATGCTCTATGACCAAGGAGAGAGGAACCTGACCACCCAGATAGTCGATGCCCTGAAACATTTCCAGGCTGCCCTAGAGGAAGCTAAGGAGCATATAGATAAGTTCAGCAAAAAATCCAATATCCAGAAGTTTCTAACAGCAGGGAATAACAGAATACTCTTCAGTGGAGTGAACAAGAGGCTGAGAGATGTCTGGGAGGAGCTCTCTCTGCTGCTTCAGGTGGATCAACGGATGCGTATTTCAGGCATCAGCCCAGGAGCATTATGGCAGCGGGAAGATCAAGAGGATGCAGAGGAAGACAAGAAGGTTATCCAAGGACTGAGAAGTG aaaatgaatttatagaagttttattgAGGCAATGGGAAAACAACACGAAGGCAACCATTGAAACCGTGAGGAGCT GGATGAGGTCAGTCTCACAGAAACCCACGAAGCTGCTCCCAGAAGATCAAATCAAGGAGATTAAGCAGGAGGAGCTTCCAAAAGCTGATTGGATGCtgctgaagaaaaatgaattcagCACACTTTATGAAGGAAGATATCACAAATCTCCAGTGGCCGTAAAAGTATTCAACAACCCCCGGGGCAGAGATGTTGG AATAGTGAGGCATACTTTCAATAATGAAATCAGAACCATGAAGAAATTTGATTCCCCCAACATCCTGCGTATGTTTGGGATTTGCATTGATGAATCAG TGAACCCAGCTCAGTTATCCATCGTCATGGAGTACTGTGAGTTTGGGACCCTGAGGGAACTGCTGGATCAGCAAAAGGACCTCACCCTCGCCAAGCGCATCATCCTGGTCCTGGGGGCAGCCAGAGGCTTGTACAG GCTGCATCATTCGGAAACACCGGCAAAACTCCACAGAAACATCAGCAGCACAAGCTTCCTGGTAACTAAAGACTACAACGTGAAG CTTGCAGGATTTGAGTTGAGCAAAACACAGACTTCCATCAGCCGACCAACTAAAGGGAAAGAAGCAGAGAGACTTGGTTCTGCCGCATACATCTCACCTCAGAGACTGGAAAATGTGTATAATAAATATGACATAAAAGCTGAAATATACAG CTTTGGAATCGTCCTCTGGGAAATCGCCACTGGGAAAAGCCCATTTGAAG GCTGTGATTCCAAGAAGATCTGCGAGCTGGTAGCTGTGGACCGGCACCAGGAGCCAGTGGATGAAGACTGCCCTTCAGAGTTGCAGGAGATCATTGATGATTGCCGTGCATATGAGCCCTCCAGGAGGCCCTCTGTTAAAG aaATCTTAGAGAGACTGTCTACCTTTTGTTAA
- the MLKL gene encoding mixed lineage kinase domain-like protein isoform X2: protein MDQLRQIISLGRLIYKQCEEMKYCQKQCLRLRDRVHGLLQPVQMLYDQGERNLTTQIVDALKHFQAALEEAKEHIDKFSKKSNIQKFLTAGNNRILFSGVNKRLRDVWEELSLLLQVDQRMRISGISPGALWQREDQEDAEEDKKVIQGLRSENEFIEVLLRQWENNTKATIETVRSWMRSVSQKPTKLLPEDQIKEIKQEELPKADWMLLKKNEFSTLYEGRYHKSPVAVKVFNNPRGRDVGIVRHTFNNEIRTMKKFDSPNILRMFGICIDESVNPAQLSIVMEYCEFGTLRELLDQQKDLTLAKRIILVLGAARGLYRLHHSETPAKLHRNISSTSFLVTKDYNVKLAGFELSKTQTSISRPTKGKEAERLGSAAYISPQRLENVYNKYDIKAEIYRL from the exons ATGGATCAACTGAGGCAGATCATCTCCTTAGGCCGCCTTATCTACAAGCAGTGTGAAGAGATGAAATACTGCCAGAAACAGTGCTTGCGTCTAAGGGACCGTGTCCATGGCCTGCTGCAGCCTGTGCAAATGCTCTATGACCAAGGAGAGAGGAACCTGACCACCCAGATAGTCGATGCCCTGAAACATTTCCAGGCTGCCCTAGAGGAAGCTAAGGAGCATATAGATAAGTTCAGCAAAAAATCCAATATCCAGAAGTTTCTAACAGCAGGGAATAACAGAATACTCTTCAGTGGAGTGAACAAGAGGCTGAGAGATGTCTGGGAGGAGCTCTCTCTGCTGCTTCAGGTGGATCAACGGATGCGTATTTCAGGCATCAGCCCAGGAGCATTATGGCAGCGGGAAGATCAAGAGGATGCAGAGGAAGACAAGAAGGTTATCCAAGGACTGAGAAGTG aaaatgaatttatagaagttttattgAGGCAATGGGAAAACAACACGAAGGCAACCATTGAAACCGTGAGGAGCT GGATGAGGTCAGTCTCACAGAAACCCACGAAGCTGCTCCCAGAAGATCAAATCAAGGAGATTAAGCAGGAGGAGCTTCCAAAAGCTGATTGGATGCtgctgaagaaaaatgaattcagCACACTTTATGAAGGAAGATATCACAAATCTCCAGTGGCCGTAAAAGTATTCAACAACCCCCGGGGCAGAGATGTTGG AATAGTGAGGCATACTTTCAATAATGAAATCAGAACCATGAAGAAATTTGATTCCCCCAACATCCTGCGTATGTTTGGGATTTGCATTGATGAATCAG TGAACCCAGCTCAGTTATCCATCGTCATGGAGTACTGTGAGTTTGGGACCCTGAGGGAACTGCTGGATCAGCAAAAGGACCTCACCCTCGCCAAGCGCATCATCCTGGTCCTGGGGGCAGCCAGAGGCTTGTACAG GCTGCATCATTCGGAAACACCGGCAAAACTCCACAGAAACATCAGCAGCACAAGCTTCCTGGTAACTAAAGACTACAACGTGAAG CTTGCAGGATTTGAGTTGAGCAAAACACAGACTTCCATCAGCCGACCAACTAAAGGGAAAGAAGCAGAGAGACTTGGTTCTGCCGCATACATCTCACCTCAGAGACTGGAAAATGTGTATAATAAATATGACATAAAAGCTGAAATATACAG GCTGTGA